A genomic stretch from Neomonachus schauinslandi chromosome 14, ASM220157v2, whole genome shotgun sequence includes:
- the DDX51 gene encoding LOW QUALITY PROTEIN: ATP-dependent RNA helicase DDX51 (The sequence of the model RefSeq protein was modified relative to this genomic sequence to represent the inferred CDS: substituted 1 base at 1 genomic stop codon): MALFHVARYAGPEAAGAEAEADGRARALLERLRCRARERQQQKQPQQQEAARTSEAAGRRRRRPRRPRRREGGGAPGSPHAPRGKRRKVDGEDENAGGAGPGGGAAVGAGSAGGXRAALARFCPAGSSGEARGESGAGPPGGASGPPAQALLLGGFGRSRAPKVQPFLPSWLAEPSCVGKSVTEDLVPIEDIPEVHPDMQKKLRAHGISSYFPVQAAVIPALLESTANGFLVARGGYRPSDLCVSAPTGSGKTLAFVIPVVQALLRRAVCQVRALVVLPTKELAQQVSKVFNIYTDATPLRVALITGQKSLIKEQESLVQKTADGFRCLADVVVATPGRLVDHIDQTPGFRLQHLRFLVIDEADRMVDSMHQSWLPRVVEAAFPRDGAKEPFALLRRQQPRATTAASISCPQMPLQKLLFSATLTQNPEKLQQLGLYQPRLFSTGLTYKGPRDTDEDGDSGGKYTFPIGLSHHYVPCSLRTKPLAILHLILEKNFSRVLCFTNSRENSHRLFLLVQAFGGVSAAEFSSRCGPGQRKAVLKQFEQGKVQLLISTDATARGIDVQGVQLVVNYDAPQYLRTYVHRVGRTARAGKTGQAFTLLLKVQERRFLRMLVEAGVPETARHDIPSELLQPLVPRYEAALFQLERAIKEERRQKAP; this comes from the exons ATGGCGCTCTTCCACGTCGCGCGGTACGCGGGCCCCGAGGCGGCAGGGGCGGAGGCCGAGGCAGACGGCCGGGCGCGCGCGCTGCTGGAGCGGCTGCGGTGCCGTGCCCGAGAGCGGCAGCAGCAAAAGCAGCCGCAACAGCAGGAGGCCGCGCGGACGTCGGAggcggcggggcggcggcggcggcggccgcgcaGACCGCGGAGGCGCGAGGGCGGCGGGGCCCCGGGGAGCCCGCACGCGCCGCGGGGGAAGCGGCGGAAAGTGGACGGCGAGGACGAGAACGCAGGtggggccgggccgggcgggggcgCGGCCGTGGGAGCCGGGTCCGCGGGGGGCTGACGCGCCGCCCTGGCCCGCTTCTGCCCCGCAGGGAGCAGCGGAGAGGCGCGCGGAGAGAGCGGCGCGGGGCCCCCCGGAGGGGCGTCGGGGCCTCCAGCCCAGGCCCTGCTGCTCGGGGGCTTCGGGAGAAGCAGGGCGCCGAAG GTCCAGCCTTTCCTGCCGTCGTGGTTGGCTGAGCCAAGCTGCGTTGGAAAGAGTGTCACTGAAGATTTGGTGCCTATCGAGGACATCCCTGAAGTTCACCCTGACATGCAGAAGAAACTGCGGGCTCACGGCATATCGTCCTACTTCCCAG TCCAGGCAGCAGTGATTCCTGCCCTCCTGGAGAGCACGGCCAACGGGTTTCTCGTGGCCAGAGGTGGCTACCGGCCCAGTGACCTTTGTGTCTCTGCCCCAACGGGCAGTGGGAAGACTTTGGCCTTTGTCATTCCGGTGGTACAG gccctaTTACGTCGAGCTGTTTGCCAGGTCCGTGCTTTGGTTGTGCTGCCCACCAAGGAGCTGGCCCAGCAG GTGAGCAAAGTGTTCAACATCTACACAGACGCCACTCCTCTGCGTGTCGCCCTGATCACTGGGCAGAAGTCGCTGATCAAGGAGCAGGAGAGTCTTGTGCAGAAGAC AGCAGACGGCTTCCGCTGCTTGGCTGACGTGGTGGTGGCCACTCCTGGCCGCCTGGTGGACCACATCGACCAGACCCCAGGATTCAGGCTCCAGCACCTCCGCTTCCTG GTCATCGATGAGGCCGACCGCATGGTAGACAGCATGCACCAGTCCTGGCTGCCCCGGGTGGTGGAGGCGGCCTTCCCGAGGGACGGGGCCAAGGAGCCCTTCGCTCTGCTCCGGAGGCAGCAACCCCGGGCCACGACGGCCGCCAG tatttcttgtccTCAGATGCCACTGCAGAAGCTGCTCTTTTCGGCCACCCTGACGCAGAATCCTGAGAAGCTGCAGCAGCTGGGCCTCTACCAGCCCCGGCTCTTCTCCACGGGGCTGACGTACAAGGGCCCCAGAGACACTGACGAAGACGGGGACTCCGGCGGGAAGTACACCTTCCCCATAGGGCTCTCG CACCACTACGTGCCCTGCAGCCTCCGCACGAAGCCACTGGCCATCCTGCATCTGATCCTGGAGAAGAATTTCTCCAGGGTCCTTTGCTTCACCAACTCCCGTGAGAATTCACACAG GCTCTTCCTGCTCGTCCAGGCTTTCGGAGGTGTGAGCGCGGCTGAATTCTCCTCCCGCTGCGGGCCCGGCCAGAGGAAGGCGGTCTTGAAGCAGTTTGAGCAGGGCAAGGTTCAGCT CCTCATCAGCACAGACGCCACCGCTCGAGGCATTGACGTGCAGGGCGTGCAGCTGGTCGTCAACTATGACGCCCCCCAGTACCTGCGTACCTACGTCCATCG GGTTGGAAGAACCGCCCgcgctggaaaaactggacaggcCTTCACGCTGCTCCTCAAAGTGCAG GAGAGGAGGTTCCTCCGCATGCTAGTCGAAGCGGGGGTGCCGGAGACGGCGCGGCACGACATCCCCAGCGAGCTCCTGCAGCCGCTGGTCCCGCGGTACGAGGCGGCCTTGTTCCAGCTGGAGCGAGCCATCAAG GAAGAGCGAAGGCAGAAGGCGCCCTGA
- the NOC4L gene encoding nucleolar complex protein 4 homolog, whose amino-acid sequence MERDPGPEGARRALGRLLEAVLASRGQANAVFDILAVLQSEDHEETQEAVRACSRLFGALLERGELFVGRLPSEGSVMAGSQGATRKYKVWMRHRYHSCCNRLQELLAHPSFGVKELALSTLMKFVQLEGAHPLEKPKWDGYYLFPRQLFKAVVEGLLSPEDDCSLLLSRFQEYLEHDDIRYHTMQAATAVVGRVADGYPEVPLTFWNNAFTLLSAVSLPRQECSSSSFYVKHVELSRTWKVVHLKEHRKAFQLMWLGFLRHKLPLSLYKKVLVVMHDSILPHLAQPSLMIDFLTRAYDVGGAISLLALNGLFVLIHQHNLEYPDFYRKLYGLLDPSVFHVKYRARFFHLADLFLSSSHLPAYLVAAFAKRLSRLALTAPPEALLMVLPFICNLLRRHPACRVLVHRPLGPELDADPYDPEEEDPAKSRALESSLWELQALQRHYHPEVSQAASVINQALSMPEVSIAPLLDLTAFEVFERDLKKKGQESVPLEFIPTQGLLGRQDDLCAQHFTLS is encoded by the exons ATGGAGCGGGACCCTGGCCCCGAGGGCGCGCGCCGGGCGCTGGGCCGCCTGCTGGAGGCGGTGCTGGCGAGCCGCGGCCAGGCCAACGCCGTGTTCGACATCCTGGCCGTGCTGCAG TCCGAGGACCACGAGGAGACCCAGGAGGCGGTGCGCGCGTGCAGCCGCCTTTTCGGGGCCCTGCTGGAGCGGGGAGAGCTGTTTGTGGGCCGGCTGCCGTCCGAGGGCTCGGTCATGGCAG GGTCTCAGGGGGCTACGCGCAAATACAAGGTGTGGATGAGACATCGCTACCACAGCTGTTGTAACCGCCTGCAGGAGCTTCTGGCTCATCCCTCCTTTGGGGTCAAG GAGCTGGCTCTCAGCACGCTCATGAAGTTTGTGCAGCTGGAAGGAGCTCACCCCCTGGAGAAACCTAAGTGGGACGGCTACTACCTGTTCCCTCGGCAGCTCTTCAAG GCGGTGGTGGAAGGCCTGCTCTCTCCGGAGGACGACTGCTCGCTGCTCCTGTCCCGCTTCCAGGAGTACTTGGAACACGACGACATCCGCTACCACACGATGCAGGCAGCCACGGCCGTCGTGGGCCGCGTCGCTGACGGGTACCCAGAG GTGCCGCTCACGTTCTGGAACAACGCGTTCACGCTGTTGTCGGCTGTGAGCCTTCCCCGCCAGGAGTGTAGTTCCTCCAGCTTCTACGTGAAACACGTGG AGCTGTCGCGCACGTGGAAGGTGGTTCATCTGAAG GAGCACAGGAAGGCGTTCCAGCTGATGTGGCTCGGCTTTCTCAGGCACAAG CTGCCTCTGAGCCTCTACAAGAAGGTGCTGGTGGTCATGCACGACTCCATCCTGCCGCAcctggcccagcccagcctcaTGATCGACTTCCTGACCCGCGCCTACGACGTGG GGGGAGCTATCAGCCTCTTGGCCTTGAACGGACTTTTTGTTCTGATTCACCAGCACAACCT CGAGTACCCCGATTTCTACCGCAAACTCTACGGTCTACTGGACCCATCCGTTTTTCACGTCAAGTACCGGGCCCGGTTTTTCCACCTGGCCGATCTCTTCCTGTCATCCTC CCATCTGCCCGCCTACCTGGTGGCTGCCTTCGCCAAGCGCTTGTCCCGCCTGGCCCTGACGGCGCCCCCCGAGGCCCTGCTCATGGTCCTGCCCTTCATCTGCAATCTGCTGCGCCGGCACCCCGCCTGCCGCGTCCTCGTGCACCGCCCCCTGGGCCCTG AGCTGGATGCCGACCCCTATGACCCCGAAGAGGAGGACCCCGCCAAGAGCCGAGCTCTGGAGAGTTCGCTGTGGGAGCTGCAG GCCCTCCAGCGGCATTACCACCCCGAGGTGTCCCAGGCCGCCAGCGTCATCAACCAGGCGCTGTCCATGCCTGAGGTCAGCATCGCGCCGCTGCTGGATCTCACGGCATTTGAG GTCTTCGAGCGGGACCTGAAGAAGAAGGGCCAGGAGTCAGTGCCACTGGAGTTCATCCCCACCCAGGGTCTGTTGGGCCGGCAGGACGACCTCTGCGCCCAGCACTTCACGCTTAGCTGA